From one Populus alba chromosome 17, ASM523922v2, whole genome shotgun sequence genomic stretch:
- the LOC118038542 gene encoding ATPase family AAA domain-containing protein At1g05910 isoform X1 has product MLSHMDPALVTYCDKIAAQGGPVQIPDDLGGSIFPSTPVVQLGTVTRTSARLRNVQPDVNLDQSYEALKRQKKNAEATQAGVFIASTAEDKSRHQDSVQAKPPEEAGTDDMNPDRPEPSSADDSRHETSGGEASGHTEGSGSQDVTMSEAEVSSHVDHIKRLFVERTENYGIPLLERLYTRIMKGIFETKDKGVEDDVPRYSILRFLVKFAENTANFRTRYLFPLKQRIKEK; this is encoded by the exons ATGTTGTCACATATGGATCCTGCGCTTGTCACATACTGTGACAAGATTGCTGCTCAAGGGGGTCCTGTACAAATACCAGATGATTTAGGGGGATCTATTTTCCCTTCAACCCCAGTTGTGCAGCTTGGAACAGTTACTAGAACAAGTGCCAGGCTACGCAATGTCCAGCCTGATGTTAATCTGGATCAAAGCTACGAGGCCTTGAAAAGGCAGAAGAAAAATGCTGAGGCTACTCAAGCTGGTGTGTTCATTG CTTCAACAGCAGAAGATAAATCACGGCATCAGGATTCAGTACAGGCAAAGCCGCCAGAGGAAGCCGGGACAGATGATATGAATCCAGACAGACCCGAGCCCTCTTCAGCCGATGACAGTCGACATGAAACTTCAGGAGGAGAAGCTTCTGGTCATACCGAAGGGAGTGGATCCCAAGATGTTACAATGTCAGAAGCCGAAGTCTCAAGCCACGTGGATCACATCAAGCGGCTTTTCGTGGAGCGCACTGAAAATTATGGCATTCCACTGCTTGAAAGGCTCTACACTCGTATAATGAAGGGAATCTTCGAAACCAAGGACAAAGGAGTCGAAGATGATGTCCCCAGATACTCAATTTTGAGGTTTTTGGTGAAATTTGCAGAGAACACTGCAAACTTCCGAACTCGATACCTTTTTCCCTTAAAAcagaggataaaagaaaaatga
- the LOC118038542 gene encoding ATPase family AAA domain-containing protein At1g05910 isoform X2, with protein sequence MLSHMDPALVTYCDKIAAQGGPVQIPDDLGGSIFPSTPVVQLGTVTRTSARLRNVQPDVNLDQSYEALKRQKKNAEATQAASTAEDKSRHQDSVQAKPPEEAGTDDMNPDRPEPSSADDSRHETSGGEASGHTEGSGSQDVTMSEAEVSSHVDHIKRLFVERTENYGIPLLERLYTRIMKGIFETKDKGVEDDVPRYSILRFLVKFAENTANFRTRYLFPLKQRIKEK encoded by the exons ATGTTGTCACATATGGATCCTGCGCTTGTCACATACTGTGACAAGATTGCTGCTCAAGGGGGTCCTGTACAAATACCAGATGATTTAGGGGGATCTATTTTCCCTTCAACCCCAGTTGTGCAGCTTGGAACAGTTACTAGAACAAGTGCCAGGCTACGCAATGTCCAGCCTGATGTTAATCTGGATCAAAGCTACGAGGCCTTGAAAAGGCAGAAGAAAAATGCTGAGGCTACTCAAGCTG CTTCAACAGCAGAAGATAAATCACGGCATCAGGATTCAGTACAGGCAAAGCCGCCAGAGGAAGCCGGGACAGATGATATGAATCCAGACAGACCCGAGCCCTCTTCAGCCGATGACAGTCGACATGAAACTTCAGGAGGAGAAGCTTCTGGTCATACCGAAGGGAGTGGATCCCAAGATGTTACAATGTCAGAAGCCGAAGTCTCAAGCCACGTGGATCACATCAAGCGGCTTTTCGTGGAGCGCACTGAAAATTATGGCATTCCACTGCTTGAAAGGCTCTACACTCGTATAATGAAGGGAATCTTCGAAACCAAGGACAAAGGAGTCGAAGATGATGTCCCCAGATACTCAATTTTGAGGTTTTTGGTGAAATTTGCAGAGAACACTGCAAACTTCCGAACTCGATACCTTTTTCCCTTAAAAcagaggataaaagaaaaatga